ATACGCCTCATGCACCGAAACGAATTTTCGATGAATCGTGTTCAACTTTAATCTCACCATCCTAcatattatgaattattttagtGTGTGAGTCTTTTCGAAGTTTTGGGCGTACGTGTCTGAGTTCGCATAAgggttttttgttttattgagAGAGAATAATAGTAGGATGCTATTgcttagtttattatttttaaaaataaatttagctataaatataaaaactttaaatttggaACCGTGgttatcaatcattaaatatTTTGTCACTTGTGTAAGACCAAATTGAGCCGAGTCACAATTAAAGTTTGCGCGATAAGCGGTAGAGGTCGGGATGGACAAGTCACGATAAAAGCTTACAAGCTACTTGGTAAAGACCGAGATCGGCAGAGTCACGATCAAAACCTATCAGTACTGTGTGActatgctttaagtgaattggtctTCTCTTTGTAACAACTCGAGGTTATtaggattaatgattagcgtcAATAATCCGACACTTTCAACTTTTAACTTAGACAATTTAACCCTTACATTTCTTTCAAGATCTAATGTTGCCCTCTAGATACCCTTCGTTGCCTGTTTGTGATGACAAATAATGCATTGCACATGACTTTACACAAACCAACCAAtgatttaggttttttttttaaaaaaaaaataaacgtaGAGTGATTTTGACACCGTCCGCGGAATTGGTGGATGAAACATTTACTCAATAATTGAGTGTTTGTGTGGCCTTTAGTTTTATTATGAGTCTAtttgttttctcaaaaaagaattaaaatattctAGCATAATATGTGTCTTCTTTCTAGGAGTGTCTTTTAGGTTTTTATGAAAATTATGACGAGTTAATGAGGAAATCGAAAGGTcttttatgaaatatatatatgtaatttcatgataaaaataaaaaaaaaaggttgaattGAGTTTTCTACTTTAATATGGGAAGAAGGATTTTTTCTTATCTTGCTCCTATCTTTTAGGTTTTTTTTNtttttttttttttgagagataggtagcacactacccgcttcgtttattttatttagaaataaacttagcttgaaatgtgaatcaattaggattcgaacttgggtctcggataccaaccatcaagctctttgccacttgctctaggaacggttaGTTTTTAGGTAAATTTCTTGTAAGAAGAGTGTTGCTTAATTGCTGTAGTTGGTAGAGTCCTTGCAATGGCAAGTGTTACTCAACCATTGCTTTAGTGGATTCCACATAATGGTGAATGCGCGTTCAACATGGTAGATTCTGTGGCGGGCCAAGTGTTTATCGAATCGTGTTTGTTCTATTTTCGTGTCCCTCTAAGTTTCGGCATCAGATTTAGGTTAAGGACTCCACATGATTATCTGTACAACTGCCTCCGCCTAGCAAGAAGTGAGTTTGATGTTCTTGGAGGCTTTTCTGCATTGGTAATACTTGAAACTGTTAAAATCAGAatggcgaaaaatagatccagaaaataatttaatacagaaaaagaaaagataagagaAAAAAGCACGCCGATATTTAACGTGGTttggccaacggcctacgtccacggacaaagacggagcaaataaatCGAATTGGATTGGATGGATCGGCTCACCCAAAGAAGACGTACGGCTCCTCCTGCTAgttgacttaattaattagtgaatGCCTCTAATTATCTCTCTCCCCGCAATGCATGTGCTGCCGCTGTGTTCGTGACCACCAGCCCCAAGAATCGATTTTCTTGGATTCAACAGAGGACTTAATTAGGCACTTAATTAGAGATCCGACTTCTCCATCTGTACAACTACCGACATGCTCTTAATTCATTTGCATGGCTTCTCAAATTTGGTCGCAGCAAGATTaatttggccgtagcatgtatttataatacatgtcttTTAACTAGGGTCTAATtataattcaattagaattacactcctaattataatccatatatgccaaattaaattcaatcccaattagattagaatttaactccaatttagataactacgaATCCAAACCAAATATAACAGAAACACACTCTGATTTTGCAGGCATGCGCACTGAGCAAGCTCTATCGATGACATACAGCAGCATTTAGTACATATGTGAAGTCATTAGAGAGCAAGAAATGCAATAATGCTAATAGCGTAGCATCTGAAAGTTGCTTTTTCTGCATTACATCTAAAAGTTCAAAGATGTTATGTCTAAGTTCAAATTACATGGATCTATAGGATAATTCATACACTTTACCCTAATACacttaaaactttacataaatataataatgaAAGGAACATAGGAGTTTGTCGCTAGGCATGCATTTGACCAAATAGGATCAACGTCCAGATTCTATATTTAGCACAGCTTTCTTCTCTAAACTGTAATGGCTGGTGATTTCTGCCCCACAATAGCTCGAGGGATTGCTAAGCAAACTCTCTATCTCTGTGGGGTTACTATGTTGATCCCAGGGATGTTGCTTCATCTTTCTCAATCTGTCGAGCTCCTCCGCTACTTCCTTCATCAGGGGCCTCTCTTCTCCCTTGACATTTAAGCAAGCTTTCGCTAGTTGAGCAATTTCGCTGATCCTTTCCATCTCTTCATCGTTCTTGATCCGGTCATCAAGAAGTTCACCAAAGCGGTTTTCCTTCATAGCAGATAAGAAGTTTGACGAAAGGTTCGTCTCTTCTTCGTTTCCTTCAAAATATAGTGCTTTCTTACCGGTGATGAGCTCCAAAAGAACCACACCGAAACTATAAACATCACTTTTAGTAGTCAACTGATATGTTTGTAGGTATTCCGGGTCTAAATAACCACAAGTCCCTTGCACCAATGTGACAAACTGAGCTTCATCCCTAGGAGCAAGCATAGAAGCTCCAAAATCGGAGACCTTTGCCGTAAAATGATCATCCAAAAGGATGTTGGAGGACTTGATATCTCCATGAATTATCGGAGGGGATGCCAACGAATGCAAGTACGCAAGTGCTTCTGCAGACTCGAGAGCTATTCGCAGACGTGCCTCCAAAGATAAATGAATCCCATGGCTATTGCGATGGATCAACTGGAATAGCGTCCCATTGGAAACATATTCATACACCAAAATGGGAACTTCCACCTGCAAACAACATCCGAGGAGCTTAACTATGTTTTTATGGTTGATCTGGGAAAGAATAAGCATCTCCTTTCCGAATTCTTTCTTTTGTCTTTCGCCAATAATCTTAGCTTTCTTTATGGCTACAACACGATTGTCTTTGAGAATTCCCTTGTACACTGTACCGTATCCTCCATGCCCTAGGATGTTGTTTCTGTGAAACTTGTTTGTCGCCTGTTCGAGCTCTTCTTCTGTAAATATCTTGAATCCAAGGCCCTGCTGCTTTCCGATTTCTTCCAATAATAGCTTACCTCCATGTTCTTGGAAGTTCTTCTCTTTAACTTTTATAAGCTTCCTCTTTTCACATATGATATGAATACATAAGAAGATAATTAGAATAAGGAGGAGGCTGATGCCAATGCCTGCATTTAGATCAAAAGCATCAGATCAACAACAAACATATATAGGACCATAGGCAGGATAGATATATGAATGAGTTAATTACACTTTCTGCAGTCCCAGTGAATATTGCTCAACTTTAATTTTGGTTGTTGAAGTTTGATTAGTTACAAACGTTTGAAAAGTTTTAGTCCTAGTCCCACCACAAGTGTCCTTCACtctggggtttttttttttttttaaaaaaaaaaaaaagaaaaagactaaCATGGCATATCAAATTACTATGTCTAAGTCCAATTTTGTGTCCTTGTTAGAACTTAGAAGTCCCCTATATTATGAGATAATGAAATCCTTCCATTCTTTCGCATTTAGAATGATATCGTACTCACGAAATATTATCTTTGTTGTGTTTCTATATCATCTTTGTAGGCTTAGCATTTCTCTTTCTGTGAACGTGACCAATAGTTCGAGAGCAATAATTTGACAAACTCATCGACCGTCCCTactgcaagtggcaaagaacaaGCCGGTTGGTATCCAAGATCCTaaattcgaattttaattgattcgcattttcaactaagtttatttcttaaaaaaaataaaacgaaacagatagcaggctacttttttctcaaaaaaaaaaaagacaaactcTGATAGAGATGTAAAATGGGCTGGGACAAATACTGTAGAATCCGTATCACCCAGTTCGGTCCAAAATTTTGGGCCGTACTGGGCCTATGATGTAGGCCCATCAGCCCTACACGGCCTGGCACAGAACAAATTTAACCCGGGTTTTCTATGAAATATGGTAATGAAGAGCTTCCAAGTCAAGATGTTGCTTTCTCTTTTTGGTGGAGCATGCGTAGGCAAAATCCCATCACGGCATGTACTTTAAAATTCTTTATTCAATGAGCTGTTAGGCACAAATCCTAACATTCActgttaaattaaatcaaacaacTGTTTTGCTTTAAGCTTAactgtaattttatatatatatatatatatatatatatatttaggctcGAGACGTTTTGATAGACGTATAAtttggacttgaattaaatggtaGAAAATCAATTATGCTAGAAACATTACGTGTCTCGAACTCAGAATCTCTtattctgataccatgttaaagaATATAAACAACTATCgcactctaaaagtttaagtattttgagaACAATAATTGTTTCATATGATTTACCactcataaaaaaatataaataaaaaattaaattaaaactaaaaatctcACCAGTAGCCAGCTTCACTGCTAGTGGAAGTTTCTGGTTCTGGTTCTGATAGCAGGTTCCATTATATGGGTTCCCATGTGTACCAGGTGGGCATGAACACCAGTATCCACCTTGTGTATTGTGGCAAACTCCAGAGCAAGAAGATCCATTCTTGTTTGCACACTCATCAATATCTGTTTCCCAATACATAACACCAAATTCTCAGGAAAAATTAACTTACTAGTCAATTATAATTCCCCCTCCCTCTTGGGAAGCATCCTTTACCCTATCGGACTTTTGCATATAAGGGTATATTTGGTTCGTGTTATCTTTATAAGATTTCTGTTTTTCGTTTTTTCTCATTTGGACTTTAAAAAAagctaatcttttttttttagaaagttgttttccaaattttatgaaGATTAGAATttgtatttttctgaaaaaaaatccgaaaataaaaatacaaatttttcataaaatttgaaaaatatgtttttcaaaaatactagctttctttttttggaatCACATAGtaaaaaactgaaaaagaagTTTTTCCAAATGATCCAAAATATCACCCTGATCTACTTTGGTTAATCTCTTCtctatagagagagggagagagatacaAACCTCGGCACCCATGTGGTAAATAAGGATTGCCTTGATAGCCCTTTGAGCAATTGCATAGATAGCCGGGGCCGTTGCCGGAGTCGACGCACTCGCTGTTGTCGCTGACGCAGGCGTAGGAGGTCGTGTTTCGCCGGGCCTGCCGGCACGTCTTGTTTCTCACAGCCCAGTCGAGCACCAGCGGCAGCTTTCTGCCGCGCAGCGCACCCGTCGTGACGTAGGAGGTGCTGAACTCGAAGGCGCCTTCCTCCACCAGCACGGCATAGCCGCACGGGCTGAACCAGTACGTGTCGGAGCTATTGAAGTTGTCGTCGAACCGCACGGCGTAGTATCCTATCCCCTTCGGGATGGCGGTCTGGCAGCAGCCGATGCCCGAGCACGAGCCGTTGGTCAAGCTCTCCTTGTCCTCACACACGGAGACGCACCCGCTCCGGTATCTATGCGCCGTGTCGCTGATTGCGATGTAGGCCAGCGTATCGCAGCCGACGGTCGTAAACTTGTTGAGGGTGCTGGAGAACCGGTACGGCGACGACGCCGCGAGGTTCATCTGCCAGTTGTTATACGTCAGGCTGTGGTTCTTGGAGTTGTAGCATTGGCTCGACACCCCGTTGGCGATGCGGGCTTGGCCCAACAAGAAGGAAATGTTCAAGAACTCGATGTTGTTCAGGAAGGGCTTGTAGGTGCCGTCGCTGAAGGTGCAGTTGAGTGTGAAGCCCTCCCTCGAGCAGCTGGGGCCGATGCCGAACGGATACGGGATCTCGACGTCGCCGCAGCGTTGCGGACACCCGGGCAAGGCATTGGTTGGTGCTAACGCGAATGTAAGCTGCAATGTCAGAAGCCGAATCAGAAACAGTCTCCACAGAATAACTATTCTCGTGGTAACAAAGTTTCCTTCAGGCTCCATAGTATTAGAttgttgctctctctctctctctctctctctctctcttcagaTACAACTTCGAGTATTCATTCTACCTTTCGATGCTTCATATACAGCCAGTGGTTAGGCCATCACTGTCGAAGATTGACTGCTACAAGTCAGTCAACCGCTTAAAAGTATAATCTAAAACCTTGAATTAGCTGAGAGAGATTCTATTATGTATCAGTCACGAACATATCATCTATTGAcagtcaattatattttttttaattaaaaatattgtaaaaataattttttaataattacgaTGAAATAGATAAACCAAAGAGAAACAATCTGATTGGTTGATAACATTACACATCAGCAATATAACTGGTACATTCTAAATCTTTTCATGAATTGGAGGTTAGTATTTCACATCATTACCTAATGAATGAGATGTTATTGCAAGATCTGGTGTGTTAGTATAATTCACATCCTAATCAAAGCTCAATAATAGAGGTTTCAGAAAACATCTAAAAGATACTTAATTACATATCACCTTTCCaaagaaaatacatataaaaataataaattttggacatatatttttttataaatcaaataataattcttttcatattgtCGATTTTTTAAACTACTTTAGGCATAAATAATAGATCTTTGTAGGTACTTTATATGAGGAaaagtaaattagattttagTTGTAGGATAtgaattatcaaatatttatgtgTGGTGTATAAAGTCTACCTATGTACCGGTGCATGCAACAGTTTCTCTTCGTAAATTATAAGGATACCCCCTCACCTTTAGAGCATTCTAAAATGGCTCctcaagttcttttttttttattgagactttctattttatttgagtgtttttttttcaaagttattaaatttattttcttaaaaaaattaatggcattattagttgttatttttagttattgtacttttattttctagaagtaaTTATACATATTGAATTTGATAAAGTTACTCTTgcttttgataaaatttttaatgtatttgataaaaatcatttaatcataaaaagttaaaacaatTGAGAGAGTATTAATCTGCTAATAATAAGTTGAGGGACAATTTTCACAATTGAATATAAGTGAGGGGGTCTTCATGCATTTTGTCTGACCAAGAACCGTGGAACTCGCAATCATAAAAAAGATGAGA
This genomic window from Ananas comosus cultivar F153 linkage group 3, ASM154086v1, whole genome shotgun sequence contains:
- the LOC109707006 gene encoding wall-associated receptor kinase 2-like, which translates into the protein MEPEGNFVTTRIVILWRLFLIRLLTLQLTFALAPTNALPGCPQRCGDVEIPYPFGIGPSCSREGFTLNCTFSDGTYKPFLNNIEFLNISFLLGQARIANGVSSQCYNSKNHSLTYNNWQMNLAASSPYRFSSTLNKFTTVGCDTLAYIAISDTAHRYRSGCVSVCEDKESLTNGSCSGIGCCQTAIPKGIGYYAVRFDDNFNSSDTYWFSPCGYAVLVEEGAFEFSTSYVTTGALRGRKLPLVLDWAVRNKTCRQARRNTTSYACVSDNSECVDSGNGPGYLCNCSKGYQGNPYLPHGCRDIDECANKNGSSCSGVCHNTQGGYWCSCPPGTHGNPYNGTCYQNQNQKLPLAVKLATGIGISLLLILIIFLCIHIICEKRKLIKVKEKNFQEHGGKLLLEEIGKQQGLGFKIFTEEELEQATNKFHRNNILGHGGYGTVYKGILKDNRVVAIKKAKIIGERQKKEFGKEMLILSQINHKNIVKLLGCCLQVEVPILVYEYVSNGTLFQLIHRNSHGIHLSLEARLRIALESAEALAYLHSLASPPIIHGDIKSSNILLDDHFTAKVSDFGASMLAPRDEAQFVTLVQGTCGYLDPEYLQTYQLTTKSDVYSFGVVLLELITGKKALYFEGNEEETNLSSNFLSAMKENRFGELLDDRIKNDEEMERISEIAQLAKACLNVKGEERPLMKEVAEELDRLRKMKQHPWDQHSNPTEIESLLSNPSSYCGAEITSHYSLEKKAVLNIESGR